The Longimicrobiaceae bacterium genome has a window encoding:
- a CDS encoding methyltransferase domain-containing protein codes for MAETRDAGWRIAAALVRLKHAARPRTRVQRWAFRAREEWMGVRPVVELARDLRWGGWCGGSVPNPFADRGAVQVQSTHYDTLARLFRDPRLSVHPRDVLVDVGCGKGRVLNFWLGRHPRNRVVGLELVEPVAERAARRLRRRATARVVGGDAVQHLPADGTLFYLYNPFGADTVAAFAGRLLETNADPARARIIYLNPRHLSVFEDDPRWRVEILETGLMEKAAFITVAAGGADASRIRTAWAGEPIADGRAGQPVE; via the coding sequence GTGGCGGAGACTAGAGATGCGGGCTGGCGGATCGCGGCGGCGCTGGTGCGCCTGAAGCACGCGGCGCGGCCGCGGACGCGGGTGCAGCGCTGGGCGTTCCGGGCGCGCGAGGAGTGGATGGGCGTGCGGCCCGTCGTGGAGCTGGCGCGCGACCTCCGCTGGGGCGGGTGGTGCGGCGGGAGCGTGCCGAACCCGTTCGCGGACCGCGGCGCCGTGCAGGTGCAGAGCACGCACTACGACACGCTCGCCCGCCTCTTCCGCGACCCGCGCCTGTCCGTGCACCCCCGCGACGTGCTGGTGGACGTGGGCTGCGGCAAGGGGCGCGTGCTGAACTTCTGGCTGGGCAGGCACCCGCGGAACCGCGTCGTCGGCCTGGAGCTGGTGGAGCCCGTCGCCGAGCGCGCCGCGCGCCGCCTCCGCCGCCGCGCCACAGCTCGCGTCGTGGGCGGCGACGCCGTCCAGCATCTCCCGGCGGACGGGACGCTCTTCTACCTGTACAACCCGTTCGGAGCAGACACGGTGGCCGCCTTCGCCGGGCGGTTGCTGGAGACGAACGCCGACCCGGCCCGCGCGCGCATCATCTACCTCAACCCGCGCCATCTCTCCGTCTTCGAAGACGATCCGCGCTGGCGGGTGGAGATCCTGGAGACGGGGCTGATGGAGAAAGCGGCGTTCATCACGGTTGCCGCCGGTGGCGCCGACGCCTCCCGCATCCGCACCGCGTGGGCGGGCGAGCCCATCGCGGACGGCCGCGCGGGGCAGCCGGTGGAGTGA